The [Bacillus] selenitireducens MLS10 genome includes a region encoding these proteins:
- a CDS encoding methyltransferase domain-containing protein, which produces MGSGAGGHGSQLKLHHDVRGVDISDGMMNEARKMNPEVIYHKGDMRTVQLDEIFDVVLIPESITYMTTIADVRIVIENAMAHLKLEGILMVLVQDKEGFEEHNFSYRGKGDGVQVDLFENNTVVSDTTYEAAMVYLIRQDGELSIYSDVHTLGLFPKGDWDAILTDNGTIVSAFSLDDAYDQWLLTEGKYRQLVYVVQKNRS; this is translated from the coding sequence TTGGGGTCCGGTGCAGGTGGTCATGGCAGCCAGCTGAAGCTTCATCATGACGTGAGGGGCGTCGATATCAGTGACGGGATGATGAACGAAGCCAGGAAAATGAATCCGGAAGTCATCTACCACAAAGGGGATATGCGCACCGTTCAGCTTGATGAGATCTTTGATGTGGTGCTGATTCCGGAGTCGATTACGTACATGACGACAATAGCCGATGTCAGAATAGTGATTGAAAACGCCATGGCGCATCTGAAGCTGGAGGGAATTCTGATGGTGCTTGTACAGGACAAAGAAGGATTTGAAGAACATAATTTCAGCTATCGGGGCAAAGGCGACGGAGTACAGGTTGATCTCTTTGAGAACAATACGGTCGTCTCTGATACCACGTATGAAGCGGCTATGGTTTATCTGATCCGGCAGGACGGCGAGCTGTCGATTTATTCGGACGTCCATACCCTCGGTCTGTTTCCGAAGGGGGACTGGGATGCAATTTTGACGGACAATGGGACCATCGTCTCCGCGTTCAGTCTTGATGATGCTTATGATCAGTGGCTCCTGACGGAAGGGAAGTATCGTCAGCTGGTCTATGTCGTCCAAAAAAACCGTTCCTGA
- a CDS encoding carboxypeptidase-like regulatory domain-containing protein, with protein sequence MTIRLKVKHLVYSLLAFLALFAVVLLVFEPKLHEWQIDRQIASGQEDGAREQILDRIVRNQTASTGLIETYMITPLSEDASSLTISPASTSWSTSDTPVLFTLEEAAPYLKTYLEEGEDTIHLLSAADLLMRHDQTNGDPEGVLETMETASERQTAYPAHQTDLTFDAIGILIEMNEHELARSILNACEDTFDSGDAALRSAILHARMDLYEEDYEEAHALLQDAMERYEAHHDEQETAHAESQNGYEPFNLDQAVYFQEAKRLHERLEPLEEGRHNGTVEGRVTGADGEPLAHTRVFLQEDAQRDRSLNRESALATKTDGDGYYRFDGVIPDDYLPFVMLSMDEVSGSAWPVDANEVIRVEDGDTATYDITFTPLIEQHEPINHDEITDDTITFSWEDVDGAAFYSLELTVHHDGGSMTQSVETDITSNRHTIETDALYDRTFGVMSDPEDDELIQPETILAFSYPDGEFSWNVRAFDEDRSPIAQSNGYRLDEDAMGQLPFFRLDTRTLTNADRRLLDEDVPGALEAYRNAYADDPEDAHSLRMLTRLNGFSESRAEETMMYRRQLHDVAPSIANVSELLRHTMREGDLTEASRWKEAYLDLLEEDEPNELENGRFALINAFEGEFDQAQERLAQSVDADSYNRFSGARAVVALASGQGLDEALAIVRQNPERTRSNLAAENWERHLEHLEGMEEDFLQEAAQAMLTRDQDAIDVLTDEHPSLSSLTDAWQDRDW encoded by the coding sequence ATGACCATCCGTTTGAAAGTCAAACACCTCGTATACAGCCTGCTTGCATTTTTGGCCCTCTTTGCCGTCGTGTTACTCGTCTTTGAACCGAAGCTTCACGAATGGCAAATCGACAGGCAAATTGCCTCGGGACAAGAAGACGGAGCAAGAGAACAGATTCTTGACCGGATTGTACGCAATCAGACGGCGAGCACCGGTCTGATTGAAACGTACATGATCACACCACTCAGTGAGGATGCGTCGAGTCTCACGATCAGCCCGGCATCAACGTCCTGGAGCACGTCCGACACTCCCGTGCTCTTCACCCTTGAAGAAGCGGCACCGTATTTGAAGACGTATCTTGAGGAAGGAGAGGACACGATCCATCTGTTATCGGCAGCGGATCTTCTCATGAGGCATGATCAGACAAACGGCGATCCTGAAGGTGTCCTCGAAACGATGGAGACAGCCTCCGAGCGTCAGACAGCTTATCCCGCTCATCAGACAGATCTCACATTCGATGCCATTGGCATACTGATCGAAATGAACGAGCATGAGCTTGCCCGTTCGATCCTGAATGCCTGTGAAGACACGTTTGACAGCGGCGATGCCGCCCTGCGGTCCGCCATTCTTCACGCACGTATGGATCTGTATGAGGAGGACTACGAAGAAGCCCACGCGCTCCTGCAAGATGCCATGGAGCGCTATGAAGCCCATCATGATGAACAGGAAACAGCCCATGCAGAGAGCCAAAACGGCTATGAGCCCTTCAATCTCGACCAAGCCGTCTATTTCCAGGAAGCGAAACGGCTGCACGAGCGGCTGGAGCCCCTCGAAGAGGGTCGTCACAACGGCACGGTTGAAGGACGGGTGACCGGCGCTGACGGGGAGCCTCTCGCCCATACCCGGGTCTTTCTGCAGGAAGACGCACAGCGCGACCGGTCACTGAACCGGGAATCCGCCCTGGCCACGAAGACCGATGGCGACGGCTATTACCGCTTCGACGGCGTTATCCCGGATGACTACCTCCCGTTTGTGATGCTGTCGATGGATGAAGTGAGCGGATCGGCCTGGCCCGTTGACGCCAATGAGGTGATTCGGGTGGAAGACGGTGATACGGCGACGTATGACATCACGTTCACACCTCTGATCGAGCAGCATGAACCGATCAATCATGACGAGATCACGGATGATACGATCACCTTTTCATGGGAAGATGTGGACGGCGCCGCCTTTTACTCGCTCGAGCTGACGGTCCATCACGACGGCGGTTCGATGACGCAGAGCGTGGAGACCGACATCACATCAAACCGGCATACAATCGAGACAGATGCGCTCTATGACCGGACGTTTGGGGTGATGTCTGACCCCGAAGACGACGAACTCATCCAGCCCGAGACCATCCTCGCCTTCAGCTACCCGGACGGGGAATTCTCCTGGAACGTCAGGGCCTTCGATGAAGACCGCTCCCCGATCGCACAGAGTAACGGCTACCGTCTCGACGAGGATGCCATGGGGCAACTGCCCTTTTTCCGCCTTGATACACGGACATTGACAAACGCAGACCGCCGCCTCCTTGACGAGGACGTGCCCGGTGCCCTCGAAGCCTACCGGAACGCCTATGCCGATGATCCGGAGGACGCTCACAGCTTAAGGATGCTGACAAGACTGAACGGCTTCAGCGAATCCCGTGCGGAAGAAACGATGATGTACCGCAGGCAGCTCCATGACGTTGCCCCATCCATCGCCAACGTCTCCGAACTTCTCCGGCATACGATGCGCGAGGGAGACTTGACGGAAGCGTCCCGTTGGAAAGAGGCGTACCTGGACCTCTTGGAAGAGGATGAACCAAACGAACTTGAAAACGGCCGCTTCGCACTCATCAACGCCTTTGAAGGCGAGTTCGATCAGGCACAGGAACGTCTCGCTCAGTCTGTCGACGCAGACTCATACAACCGCTTTTCCGGCGCCAGGGCCGTCGTCGCCCTCGCCTCTGGTCAGGGGCTCGATGAAGCCCTTGCGATTGTCCGTCAGAATCCGGAGCGAACGCGTTCGAATCTCGCAGCCGAAAACTGGGAACGCCATCTCGAACACCTTGAAGGCATGGAAGAAGACTTCCTGCAAGAAGCCGCTCAGGCAATGCTCACTCGCGATCAGGACGCCATAGACGTTCTGACAGACGAGCATCCGTCGCTGTCATCTCTGACCGACGCCTGGCAGGATCGCGACTGGTGA
- a CDS encoding Glu/Leu/Phe/Val family dehydrogenase: MTVTDTQNMIRDIMDQLYDDESFLPEETGEIRKRLFESGKEILTTTDKVIKSYIRVTRDDRSIERIPAFRVQHNNIAGFYKGGIRYNEVVNEQEVENLAVLMTLKNALHELPYGGGKGGVVISPDQYSRRELYMIAKKYVQRFVRDIGPTHDIPAPDMGTDAETMDWMVGEYKTINPGENYLGSFTGKSVENGGARGRRESTGKGTYRSYLWLLDTWVRQTNRNSVAEGLHRDQYDRMKRLIEKHDEGKAITLAVQGFGNVGAVAAEMAATCDRLNHRVTAVSDQYVTLYHENGLDVRALAGYQRRMRHLPQTAEALEEAGIQAEVRDRDELIYLDVDVLILAAVEDVIHGGNVERIHADIIVEGANAPVDGTADRVLHEQGKVVIPDVLANAGGVMVSYVEWKQDRVTELFSEEQVIREMYEQMEASCEKVFDSYFTDGLPGIRNSCYVQALKRLFILHYRHGKLY, translated from the coding sequence ATGACGGTGACAGATACGCAAAACATGATCAGGGACATTATGGATCAGCTTTATGATGATGAATCGTTCTTGCCGGAGGAAACAGGGGAGATCCGCAAGCGGCTCTTTGAATCCGGTAAAGAAATCCTCACGACGACAGACAAAGTGATCAAAAGCTACATCAGGGTCACCCGTGATGACCGTTCCATCGAACGGATCCCGGCTTTCCGGGTGCAGCACAACAACATCGCCGGTTTTTACAAAGGCGGTATCCGCTACAACGAAGTCGTGAATGAACAGGAAGTCGAGAACCTCGCTGTCCTGATGACGTTAAAGAACGCCCTGCACGAACTTCCTTATGGCGGAGGGAAAGGCGGTGTGGTTATTTCCCCGGATCAGTATTCGAGGCGAGAGCTGTATATGATCGCGAAGAAGTATGTCCAGCGCTTCGTTCGCGATATCGGACCGACCCATGATATTCCCGCACCGGATATGGGGACGGACGCCGAGACGATGGACTGGATGGTCGGCGAGTATAAGACGATTAATCCGGGAGAGAATTATCTCGGTTCCTTCACCGGAAAGAGTGTCGAGAACGGCGGTGCCCGCGGACGCCGGGAATCGACGGGTAAAGGCACGTACCGGAGCTATTTGTGGCTGTTGGACACGTGGGTCAGACAGACGAATCGGAACAGCGTTGCCGAAGGCCTGCACCGGGATCAGTACGACCGGATGAAACGGCTGATTGAAAAGCATGATGAAGGAAAAGCGATTACGCTTGCCGTTCAGGGCTTCGGGAACGTCGGTGCGGTGGCGGCGGAAATGGCGGCGACGTGCGACAGGCTGAATCACCGGGTGACGGCGGTGAGTGATCAGTACGTGACCCTGTATCATGAGAACGGTCTTGACGTCCGGGCCCTTGCCGGTTATCAGCGCCGGATGCGTCATCTTCCCCAAACCGCCGAAGCCCTTGAAGAAGCGGGTATCCAGGCGGAGGTCAGAGACCGGGACGAACTGATTTATCTGGACGTGGATGTGCTCATTCTTGCGGCAGTGGAGGATGTGATCCATGGCGGTAATGTGGAGCGGATCCATGCGGACATCATTGTGGAAGGCGCCAATGCCCCCGTGGACGGTACGGCGGACCGTGTCCTTCATGAACAGGGCAAAGTGGTGATCCCGGACGTCCTGGCCAACGCCGGCGGGGTGATGGTCTCCTACGTGGAGTGGAAACAGGACCGGGTCACGGAGCTCTTCTCTGAGGAACAGGTGATCCGGGAGATGTATGAACAGATGGAGGCGAGCTGCGAGAAGGTTTTCGACAGTTACTTCACAGACGGGTTGCCGGGAATCCGGAACAGCTGTTATGTCCAAGCACTGAAACGTCTGTTTATTTTGCATTACCGGCACGGGAAGCTGTATTGA
- the ltrA gene encoding group II intron reverse transcriptase/maturase, which translates to MQKRVAIWQRKESKSGMQLIDRVVCPDNLNLAMNRVISNKGNPGVDGMTVDQLEAHVRQYAKPLIAKIQKGTYQPLPVKRVEIPKENGKKRKLGIPAVRDRMVQQAIFQVIEPIIDPHFSPNSYGFRPGKNAKQAIKQAAKYYDEGFKMVVDIDLKSYFDTIPHQKLMNYLEQYIQDPIILKLIWKFLKSGIMIGDNWESSRNGAPQGGNLSPILSNVYLHELDKELERRGHRFVRYADDFCIYVKSRRAAERVLLNTTTFLEGTLKLSVNQEKSAIGSPTKRKFLGFCIHKSNNETRCRPHHAFKAKFKAKLKYLTRRNQANSFDYIILKINQVTTGWINYYGISYMKSFINSIKQWLHHRLRQLIWKQWKKIKTRYKNLMKYGIETEEAWKMANTRKGYWRASKNETLHKAIKIEKLAGWGLKDMSQLYERAYSTY; encoded by the coding sequence ATGCAGAAGCGTGTAGCAATCTGGCAACGAAAGGAGTCGAAAAGCGGTATGCAATTAATTGACAGAGTGGTCTGTCCGGATAACCTGAATTTGGCGATGAACCGGGTGATTTCCAATAAAGGAAACCCCGGGGTCGACGGGATGACCGTTGACCAACTTGAAGCACATGTTCGCCAATATGCGAAACCATTGATAGCCAAAATCCAAAAAGGGACATATCAACCTTTACCCGTAAAACGGGTAGAGATTCCGAAAGAGAATGGAAAGAAACGCAAATTGGGGATACCGGCAGTCCGGGACCGTATGGTCCAGCAAGCGATTTTTCAAGTTATTGAACCGATAATAGATCCGCACTTCTCTCCAAACAGTTATGGGTTCAGACCGGGTAAAAATGCCAAACAAGCGATTAAACAAGCCGCAAAATATTATGATGAAGGATTCAAAATGGTCGTGGATATCGATCTGAAAAGTTATTTTGATACGATTCCCCATCAAAAGCTGATGAACTATCTTGAACAATATATTCAGGATCCGATCATCTTGAAACTGATCTGGAAGTTTCTTAAAAGCGGGATTATGATAGGGGACAACTGGGAATCTTCAAGAAACGGTGCACCGCAAGGTGGCAACTTATCACCGATTCTCAGCAATGTTTACCTACATGAACTGGATAAGGAATTGGAAAGAAGAGGCCACCGTTTCGTCAGATATGCAGATGACTTTTGCATCTACGTTAAAAGTCGCAGAGCTGCGGAGCGTGTGCTCCTTAACACAACAACTTTCCTCGAGGGAACACTTAAACTGAGTGTGAACCAAGAGAAAAGTGCTATAGGATCACCAACGAAACGAAAGTTTCTGGGGTTTTGCATTCACAAAAGTAATAACGAAACCAGGTGCAGACCTCACCACGCCTTCAAGGCGAAGTTCAAAGCCAAACTGAAATATCTGACGAGAAGAAACCAGGCGAACTCCTTCGATTACATTATTCTTAAGATTAACCAGGTGACAACCGGCTGGATCAACTACTATGGCATCAGTTACATGAAATCCTTTATCAACAGCATTAAGCAATGGTTACACCATCGGCTGAGGCAACTGATCTGGAAACAGTGGAAGAAAATTAAAACGAGATACAAGAATTTGATGAAGTATGGCATTGAAACCGAAGAAGCTTGGAAAATGGCAAACACTCGCAAAGGCTATTGGCGTGCCTCCAAGAACGAGACACTGCACAAAGCCATCAAAATAGAAAAGCTCGCAGGGTGGGGACTCAAAGACATGAGTCAACTCTACGAGCGTGCATACTCAACTTATTGA
- a CDS encoding putative RNA methyltransferase → MNKKERGIRNLYAWNRLLSCPVCQGSVSVVPEGRLVCGDGHSFDVARQGYVNVLTGAVNSAYSKELFHARAKVIQETPLYRALHKNVGKLMDREAKKQDGVYRIGDFGCGEGSHLALLLEGRSNWMGAGLDLSKEGIQAATDHEDTPAVWLAADLVNVPLKTGSLDVALTILSPSNYKEMKRVLKPGGLAVKVIPGPGYMKEIRDFFQQNRRDAKENEALISRFEEAFDDVKAVSVKTAPAVTAPLRKELCRMSPLAWHAEEGEKERYEKEGAARLTMDLVVLTGRLPQ, encoded by the coding sequence GTGAATAAAAAAGAACGGGGGATCCGCAATCTCTATGCGTGGAACAGGTTGCTCAGCTGTCCGGTCTGCCAAGGCAGTGTGAGCGTGGTGCCTGAAGGGCGGCTTGTGTGCGGAGACGGACACAGCTTCGATGTCGCGAGGCAGGGGTATGTCAACGTATTGACGGGTGCGGTGAACAGCGCGTATTCAAAGGAACTGTTTCATGCAAGGGCGAAAGTCATTCAGGAGACCCCGCTGTACCGGGCTCTGCACAAGAACGTGGGGAAGCTCATGGACAGGGAGGCGAAAAAACAAGATGGCGTATACAGGATCGGCGATTTCGGCTGCGGGGAGGGTTCTCACCTTGCGTTGCTACTTGAAGGGAGAAGCAACTGGATGGGGGCGGGTCTCGACCTGTCGAAAGAAGGCATTCAGGCGGCAACGGACCATGAAGACACGCCGGCCGTGTGGCTGGCTGCGGATCTCGTCAATGTGCCGTTAAAAACCGGCAGCCTCGACGTGGCTCTGACGATTCTGTCGCCGTCGAATTACAAAGAGATGAAACGGGTGTTAAAACCGGGCGGGCTTGCGGTGAAAGTCATACCGGGACCGGGCTACATGAAGGAAATCCGAGACTTCTTTCAGCAAAACCGCCGGGATGCCAAAGAGAATGAGGCGCTGATCAGCCGGTTTGAGGAAGCGTTTGACGACGTCAAGGCGGTCTCTGTCAAAACAGCGCCGGCTGTGACGGCCCCTCTCCGAAAGGAGCTCTGCCGGATGTCGCCACTCGCTTGGCATGCAGAGGAAGGGGAGAAAGAGCGGTATGAAAAAGAAGGTGCCGCCCGCCTTACGATGGATCTGGTCGTGCTGACGGGGAGGCTGCCACAATAG
- a CDS encoding RNA polymerase sigma factor, giving the protein MDYKTQLQQGDESALKALMDAYGPLLKRTAVLLVKDRQLAEEVVQDTFITAFRKSHQLSSNDKIKGWLVTITLNGCRSRMRTWNWRHLFPAKDETAFDQLEETALLPEAQLLAAIEEQRVHKAVQALPYSYREPITLYYFHDMTVDELAGVMNTKQNTVKTRLARGRALLKNELSKGGDDR; this is encoded by the coding sequence TTGGATTATAAAACCCAATTACAACAAGGCGATGAATCGGCGCTAAAAGCCCTGATGGATGCATACGGCCCACTACTGAAGCGGACCGCCGTCCTGCTTGTCAAAGACCGGCAGCTCGCAGAAGAAGTCGTCCAGGATACGTTTATCACGGCATTCCGGAAAAGTCACCAGCTCTCTTCCAATGACAAAATCAAAGGCTGGCTCGTGACCATCACGCTGAACGGCTGCCGCTCGAGGATGCGAACGTGGAACTGGCGCCATCTCTTTCCGGCAAAAGACGAGACGGCTTTTGATCAGCTCGAAGAAACCGCACTTCTTCCGGAAGCACAGCTTCTCGCGGCCATCGAAGAACAAAGGGTGCATAAAGCCGTTCAGGCCCTTCCCTATTCATACCGGGAGCCGATCACGCTGTATTATTTTCACGACATGACCGTTGACGAACTGGCCGGGGTGATGAACACGAAACAAAACACGGTCAAAACAAGACTCGCACGCGGGCGGGCCCTGCTGAAGAATGAGCTCTCGAAAGGAGGCGATGACCGATGA
- a CDS encoding GNAT family N-acetyltransferase, whose amino-acid sequence MTDILIRPMTVQEWPAVSAIYQAGLDTELATFETVVPSWDSWNQAHHETCRLIAEYGGTIAGWAALAPTSPRYAYRGVAEISIYIAPGASGLGVGRTLLNALIEDSEKAGFWTIQSAIFRENQASIHLHKKCGFRQIGYREQVAERHGVWHDIILMERRSPIVAASPSARPDPS is encoded by the coding sequence ATGACAGACATTCTTATCCGCCCCATGACCGTTCAGGAATGGCCTGCAGTAAGCGCCATTTATCAAGCCGGTCTTGATACGGAGCTTGCCACATTCGAAACCGTCGTCCCATCATGGGACTCCTGGAATCAGGCCCATCACGAAACATGCCGTCTCATCGCCGAGTATGGCGGCACGATTGCCGGCTGGGCCGCCCTGGCACCGACGTCCCCGCGCTACGCTTACCGGGGCGTCGCAGAAATCAGCATCTACATTGCCCCCGGCGCCTCGGGCCTGGGCGTTGGCCGCACGCTCCTGAATGCCCTTATCGAAGACAGTGAAAAAGCCGGATTCTGGACGATCCAATCAGCGATCTTCCGGGAGAATCAGGCGAGCATTCACCTGCATAAGAAATGCGGTTTCCGGCAGATCGGCTACCGGGAACAGGTCGCCGAACGCCACGGCGTCTGGCACGACATTATTCTCATGGAGAGACGGAGCCCTATTGTGGCAGCCTCCCCGTCAGCACGACCAGATCCATCGTAA
- a CDS encoding UbiX family flavin prenyltransferase: MTKRIIIGMSGSTGPIYGIRLLEVLRDLGVETHLILSQWGEKTITIETDYTVDEVKKLASYVHPATNQAAAISSGSFKTDGMVIVPCSMKTLSAVAHGYADNLVSRAADVVLKERRKLIMVPRETPLNDIHLENMLKLSRMGVVMMPPMPAFYNKPESIGDMVDHTVSRLLDQLDIDNSLTRRWLEKED, encoded by the coding sequence ATGACAAAGCGTATTATTATCGGCATGTCCGGATCAACCGGACCGATTTACGGGATCCGGCTCCTTGAAGTGCTTCGTGATCTCGGGGTGGAGACGCATCTGATCCTCAGTCAGTGGGGAGAGAAGACGATTACGATCGAGACAGATTACACCGTTGACGAGGTCAAGAAACTTGCAAGTTACGTGCATCCGGCGACGAATCAGGCTGCGGCGATTTCGAGCGGTTCGTTTAAAACGGACGGGATGGTGATCGTCCCCTGCAGCATGAAGACGCTCAGTGCCGTGGCACACGGGTATGCGGATAATCTCGTGTCACGAGCGGCGGACGTTGTCTTAAAGGAGCGCAGGAAGCTGATTATGGTGCCGAGAGAGACACCGTTAAATGATATCCACCTGGAAAACATGCTGAAGCTGTCAAGAATGGGGGTCGTGATGATGCCGCCGATGCCGGCCTTTTACAACAAACCTGAATCGATCGGGGATATGGTCGATCACACGGTTTCAAGGCTTCTCGATCAGCTCGATATCGACAATTCACTTACCCGGCGCTGGCTTGAAAAAGAAGACTGA
- a CDS encoding methyl-accepting chemotaxis protein has product MKSIRMRLILYFSAIMIVATGILGIVITNGAGDALIDEAETGLETLALEGAKVTDSRLDSEYLYLEGLTNLPEITGDDPDLDAAMDVLLDEVENTDYLRIGITDLDGNLYLSDSYGIDGEIVDVTEREYYHDSLAGERGLMPPSLSVNPDDGDRLIMVTSVPIEEDGAITGVLVAVGDADYLNTIVDDIQYGEGGYAYMIDDEGTVVAHRDRDMVRDAFNPLRLVEEDPGLETLANQFSRMLSEPAGIGNYAFQGNDLYVGFSDIGETGWTLVITANENEVLAAIPSLRNTALIMTFLVVVGGIALTYVVGTRISRPIQAVSRTAAEIGQLDMRHDMDLKLLSRHDEVGELAKSLQSVTENVRKIIVDINASAGEVSAASEELTATSGESSRASEEVASTVQDIAEGASSQAQNTEAGSEKAARLGEIVDEEKEVVQRLNEAFVNVNHAIQEGLEEIGRLSEISDQTAEATQEVEKGIVKTNDSSRRIGEASTVIANIAEQTNLLALNAAIEAARAGEAGKGFSVVADEIRKLAEQSTTSTATIDEIVRELQVNAEQSVKVMADVSQILDEQLKSVQGTRDKYEQIEGAMSISDEAVHRLNGTGKDMATIKEDIVSSLESLSAIAEENSAATEEVSAAMQEQTASMEEIAGSSESLAHLATELKQLVEKFKI; this is encoded by the coding sequence ATGAAGAGTATACGTATGCGACTGATTTTGTATTTTTCCGCGATTATGATCGTGGCGACGGGGATTCTCGGGATTGTGATCACTAATGGTGCGGGGGATGCACTGATTGATGAAGCGGAAACGGGACTTGAGACATTAGCCCTTGAAGGGGCAAAGGTCACGGACAGTCGGTTGGACAGTGAATATCTGTACCTTGAAGGACTGACGAATTTGCCGGAGATTACAGGGGATGATCCGGATCTCGATGCGGCGATGGACGTGCTGCTTGACGAAGTCGAAAACACGGACTATTTACGGATCGGCATCACCGATCTCGACGGGAATCTGTATTTGTCCGATTCGTATGGCATTGACGGTGAAATTGTGGACGTCACTGAGCGCGAGTATTACCATGATTCCCTGGCAGGTGAGCGGGGGCTGATGCCGCCATCACTCAGTGTGAATCCGGACGACGGAGACCGGCTGATCATGGTGACCTCGGTTCCGATTGAGGAAGACGGGGCGATTACAGGCGTACTTGTAGCCGTTGGTGATGCGGATTATCTGAATACGATTGTGGATGATATTCAGTATGGCGAAGGGGGCTATGCCTATATGATCGATGACGAGGGGACCGTCGTCGCTCACCGCGACCGGGACATGGTCCGGGATGCATTCAATCCGCTCCGCCTTGTAGAGGAGGACCCTGGTCTTGAGACCCTCGCGAATCAGTTCTCGCGTATGCTCAGTGAACCCGCAGGCATTGGCAATTATGCCTTTCAGGGGAACGATCTGTATGTCGGGTTCTCGGATATCGGCGAGACGGGCTGGACGCTGGTCATTACAGCCAACGAAAACGAAGTATTGGCGGCGATCCCGTCACTTCGGAACACGGCGCTCATCATGACGTTCCTCGTTGTCGTCGGCGGGATAGCCTTGACGTATGTCGTGGGAACAAGGATCTCGCGTCCGATTCAGGCTGTGTCGAGAACGGCGGCGGAAATCGGACAGCTGGATATGCGCCACGATATGGATCTGAAGCTTCTTTCTCGTCACGATGAAGTCGGGGAACTGGCGAAGTCCCTGCAAAGCGTCACAGAGAACGTCAGGAAGATCATCGTGGATATCAACGCGTCCGCAGGAGAGGTCTCTGCGGCTTCCGAAGAGCTGACGGCAACGTCCGGCGAATCATCCAGGGCGTCTGAAGAAGTGGCCTCGACGGTCCAGGACATCGCGGAAGGCGCGTCGAGTCAGGCGCAGAACACGGAAGCGGGCTCTGAAAAAGCGGCACGTCTCGGTGAAATCGTCGATGAAGAAAAAGAAGTGGTACAACGGCTGAACGAAGCCTTTGTAAACGTGAACCATGCCATTCAAGAAGGTCTTGAAGAAATCGGGCGTCTCTCAGAGATCTCGGATCAGACCGCAGAGGCCACACAGGAAGTGGAGAAAGGGATTGTCAAAACGAATGACAGCTCAAGGCGTATCGGGGAAGCGAGTACGGTTATTGCGAATATCGCCGAACAGACGAACCTCCTTGCCCTGAATGCCGCCATAGAAGCGGCGCGTGCGGGTGAAGCAGGGAAAGGTTTTTCTGTCGTGGCAGACGAAATCCGTAAGCTCGCCGAGCAGTCCACGACTTCGACGGCAACGATTGATGAGATCGTAAGAGAATTGCAGGTCAACGCCGAACAGTCGGTCAAGGTAATGGCGGACGTTTCACAGATCCTTGATGAACAGCTGAAGAGTGTCCAGGGCACCCGGGACAAGTATGAACAGATTGAGGGTGCCATGAGTATCTCTGACGAAGCGGTTCACCGCCTGAACGGAACGGGTAAAGATATGGCGACGATTAAAGAAGACATCGTGTCTTCGCTCGAGAGCCTGTCAGCCATCGCAGAGGAAAATTCTGCGGCCACTGAAGAAGTGTCTGCTGCCATGCAGGAACAGACGGCGTCGATGGAAGAGATTGCCGGATCAAGCGAAAGCCTCGCACACCTTGCGACAGAACTCAAACAGCTAGTGGAGAAATTCAAAATCTGA